One Gadus macrocephalus chromosome 17, ASM3116895v1 genomic window, ccatctcaatatatagcctaacatatacaaatatatcactgtactagacacaaatgtattttccactagctaatggatgtcattacattgtagtgaaactagtaaagacaacacagctttatgttacagcgaaacatggaggcactgcagctctgattggttagacagccttcaaacttagtggtcaagcaaagaagagggaggggctcgttctgcatacctgaaagccggagtgaataactaatagccggagtgaatgactaatagccgcggctattagtcattcaaaaccgtacggaattcttgccaaaccgtacggaatccgtacggtttccgtacggtttccgtgcggttttgcacttttaccgcgccattctagggccagattgtggccttcttggctttcatGTAGAAGACGCATGATGCTACACTGCTGATATGAATGCATGACGGGATGAGGTCACTGACATCCTGTTGGTCAGATAAGAACAGAATGTCTATTTGACACAAGTCTCTTTTTTAACGTTTAACGTGCAAAGGGAAGCATCaatgaaccctaacccttaactgTAGAGATGTATATATAAACTACTTTTTTCAGAATAGACAAATTATTTGATGTGCATTAACTAATAACGGTTCACATTCTGAACATTGGCTTGTCGTTGGGCGTTTATGAATAAAGGAAGAGAAGACTCATTTCATTTGTCAGTTCACCCTCCAGCTATGTGGCTTCCACTTCTCTTTTTCCAACTGCTCCGAGGTAAGTTTGTTATTTGAACTCAAATTGAAGGATTCTGTTCATGTTCTAGTCATGGTCCACGTTAAGGCTGAATATTGTTCAATCAAATTAAATCGAATTTAAGGGTGTTGTGTACAATTCTGTCTGATGGGCAAATTATTAATCATGTACCTTTTTATTACATACCCAATATCTATTGTTACTGTTATGAAAATAAGTGGTTATGATTCGGGTAAACCGATGATTGAGGGCTTAGCTTCTCAgacataagctgtgttcgaaatcgttccctatacactcgttccctatttcctatatagtgtacatgatatagtgcactatatagggaatagggaacgagaattcggacactacgctgaacatttctaaacgtcatttgcgtcagtaaatgcgcctggtatttgtgtgacgtgaTCATGGACATCATCTAACcgggctggaggttgtattgatgttgaatgttacatttccttgttacatttttttaattaattttcaatgttaaatattctatgctaaatcccaaataaattgatgacatttctaaacacaagccggagactccatcataaatgtattcattttcgcggttattcagcttcttcttctcccctggaaaaatatAACCGCATTgaattgtggtatacgggagtaacgtgtagggaacatcgtatgtaccctattttaagtccactatatagtggaccactgagaattcgaacaccctacaaaatggcgtgcaccctatttagtgcactacatccatagGTGatatgatagggaacgatttcgaacacagctatagtATAACACCACTGCGagtggcaccccccccccccccccccctccttagaACACACTTTTCCTTCGGAGCGGAGGCTTCACTTACACATTAATAAAGACTTCCATCCAAAGCACTGGAGACATTCAGATTATCAAGGAACTAAATAATTACCACAGGAATTgagattattattaatttaaaatATCAGCCCCTAGAGCGGGCTgttctattattattttttttctattttttacatCTTGGGGTGCTTGTCCTTTtacttcaattcaattcattcCACCCAAATGGAGTTTTGCCGAACGTATAAGCTGCATGTATTTTACCCTACGCCGTGCCGCCCACTTGGCCAGGTCACCGCTGAAGATGACGGGTTTCATCAATGTATTTCGAAAAACTGTGTCCAGGGACTTGACTTGCGAGCAGGTAAAGAGCTACAGAAACCGATGGGCTTGTGGCTTGTTCTTCTAGTGGTGGGATCGAACCAGCAGGTCCTCGGCTTCCTTGGAGAAAGCGTGACCCTGTCCCCTGCCCTAGATGTGACCCAGCGGAACATTTCCTCCATCAAATGGCTCATCCTGTCCAACGACACATGGATCGCGACCTACCAAGGCGGGATAACCAACACCAACCATTTCTGGCAGTACAGGGGAAGGCTCAACCTCGACATCtcgtcaggtgtgtgtgtgtgtgtgtgtacagtatatcTCAAATGGTAGCGCATGGCTTGACCCTCTTAATGTTACGGATTTGATTCCGATCAAGAATATATGCACAGACAGTGAAACGTATTTTGAAAAACTTTTCATAAAGGCGTCCACCAAATTGCTTACACTataaaaaaatcacaaaggAAATAAATTGCATTCATTATAACAGGCGTGTCTCCTCATCCATCACCTTGATGTTCTGTTTGATTTTGTTTTCCCGCTCTTTTGATACCAGGTGACCTGACGATCAAAAATCTGATAAAAAAGGATGCCATGAAGTACGTTTTGGAAGTTGGTTTCCAAGGAGATGAAGAAATCAGCCGCAAGTTTTTCCTCAGAGTTGAACGTAAGAGTGGCTTTACTTTACTTCACCGTATTCACAATTGTAGTGGTTTGGGCTGCCAACAGGTACTGGGTTTGAACCCAATGTCGTTTTTAACTGTTCCCTATGAGGACAGGGCGTATGTGGAAGCCTAAAAAAGATACCCTGCACCCAGCGTCTTCTTTCAGAGCGCTCCGCCTTATCTGTGCGGCCACTCTCAGTGCCTAtcttagccgctcccatatctcaACGTTGCAGAAAGGCGCTGCTGTCGTCACTGTCGTGGATTTTCAGGCAACCAATGGTATATAAGATATGGCGGGACTCGTCATCCTCGTGATCAAGAAAATGGAGGAGATTCTTGTTCTTGCCCTATCAGTCTTTGCAGAACTTTATGATAAGCAAACTTTTCTGCCAGAAGAAAATGCTATGTGGACACCGGGCCTAACTGGTCTGGTCCTAAATGCCTGTTGGATAAAAGCTAAAGTTAGTTAGAAATGTATTGTCCCCTTGGGGAAATTGTTCTCAGTGAAAAGACAGATACACATGACCGTTAACAAACGATCTCATAGTTACATGAGTTACAAAAAACTGCTGCATTCGGGACAGTTTAGTTGTATTTTTAGACGGATGTGGAGGTTCAGGAGCAAAATCTCAGTCGAAAACGTTCCGGTAAACGGCATGTTCCCTCTGCGTGCAGAACGCCTCGCGCAGCCTCGGGTCACCAAGCACCACGGCTGGTCGGAGGACGGCAGCTGCACGGTGACACTCCTGTGCTCCTCGCCGAACCCTTCCGTGAACTTCACCTGGAGCTCCACGCCTCTCGCCACGATCCTGTTCGAGGGGTTCCGTGCAAATACTGCCTTCCTCCTGGCCTCCATGCGAGCAGACCAAGTGGTCAGCTTCACCTGCAACACCGCCACAGCGCTGGAGTCCACCAGCGAAACTCTAAATGTCGAGTGTGTTCGCGGTAAGTCCGCCCCATTTCAGATTCAGAGTTCTAGGTATTTCTAAATTGGA contains:
- the LOC132475413 gene encoding SLAM family member 9-like isoform X1 gives rise to the protein MGLWLVLLVVGSNQQVLGFLGESVTLSPALDVTQRNISSIKWLILSNDTWIATYQGGITNTNHFWQYRGRLNLDISSGDLTIKNLIKKDAMKYVLEVGFQGDEEISRKFFLRVEQRLAQPRVTKHHGWSEDGSCTVTLLCSSPNPSVNFTWSSTPLATILFEGFRANTAFLLASMRADQVVSFTCNTATALESTSETLNVECVREPIPKPTLHPPHCVAFGYGVLLGSCFGILLAMITYILRERIEDCIYYLTGKQGRSS
- the LOC132475413 gene encoding SLAM family member 9-like isoform X4; this encodes MNKGREDSFHLSVHPPAMWLPLLFFQLLRVVGSNQQVLGFLGESVTLSPALDVTQRNISSIKWLILSNDTWIATYQGGITNTNHFWQYRGRLNLDISSGDLTIKNLIKKDAMKYVLEVGFQGDEEISRKFFLRVEQRLAQPRVTKHHGWSEDGSCTVTLLCSSPNPSVNFTWSSTPLATILFEGFRANTAFLLASMRADQVVSFTCNTATALESTSETLNVECVREPIPKPTLHPPHCVAFGYGVLLGSCFGILLAMITYILRERIEDCIYYLTGKQGRSS
- the LOC132475413 gene encoding SLAM family member 9-like isoform X2: MGLWLVLLVVGSNQQVLGFLGESVTLSPALDVTQRNISSIKWLILSNDTWIATYQGGITNTNHFWQYRGRLNLDISSGDLTIKNLIKKDAMKYVLEVGFQGDEEISRKFFLRVEQRLAQPRVTKHHGWSEDGSCTVTLLCSSPNPSVNFTWSSTPLATILFEGFRANTAFLLASMRADQVVSFTCNTATALESTSETLNVECVREPIPKPTLHPPHCVAFGYGVLLGSCFGILLAMITYILRERIEDCIYYLTDK
- the LOC132475413 gene encoding SLAM family member 9-like isoform X3, whose amino-acid sequence is MGLWLVLLVVGSNQQVLGFLGESVTLSPALDVTQRNISSIKWLILSNDTWIATYQGGITNTNHFWQYRGRLNLDISSGDLTIKNLIKKDAMKYVLEVGFQGDEEISRKFFLRVEQRLAQPRVTKHHGWSEDGSCTVTLLCSSPNPSVNFTWSSTPLATILFEGFRANTAFLLASMRADQVVSFTCNTATALESTSETLNVECVREPIPKPTLHPPHCVAFGYGVLLGSCFGILLAMITYILRGKQGRSS